TAAAATCTCCactccaattaaaaaaaaaaacaaaacaccacagAGGAGTGTGTCACTAGTGTCCGATATAAGTGGCCACACCGCCCATTTTTCTCTCACTTCTGGCCCAGTCCAGTCCAGGCCATGTGTTCACATACTTCCCCAAAGTCCCCACAGATGGGTCTGGTCCTAAGACTCGTCTGTTTGGCCAGCTCTGTTACACATGAGCTTGGCTGCCAGCGATCCATATGTCTGAGTTTTCGCCTCAGGCTGCACTTTGTCTGTTTGTCTCCTCCCTGTGAATAAGCGAGGaaagttcatttattttagCGTAATGCCAATTCTACACGGTCCATCACAGTGGACCATGTCTAACACAAACACCTTGTGTTCACTCgtcaaatgaataaataataccgAACTTACTTGGGACCGTATCCATTGCAATAAAGTTCCGATCTTGTTGCTTTGCTTTTGGTCTGTTTCGGGCTATCAGGAAAACTCCAAGGAAAGACAGAAGGCAGCTAGAGACAAAAAGATGCACATTAGTATTCAATAAGTCAGTATGTACATATGAAATACTGGGgtagtaaataataatgttttagtCAATACTCACCCGAAAATgaacatgaaaatattcagcAATGCTAAGCCTTCAAATTCCTGGTAAAAGATTATCCCTGGAAAACAAAAGGGGACAACTCATTATCTTACTTACCCGAGCACTAAGTCAGCAATACATGACTGTACAAGTAGGAATACTGTATGCATACATTTCTACCTCAAAGTTTCTATTGACAGTCcgtatacataataatataacgaCAGGTCCTTCAATCATAATGACTTCATATTTTCAAGTAATGTTAGTGCTacacttatttttattaataaaatccAACCAAATCTGCAGTGCATGCTTTTAGCAGAAGAGCTGTAATTAGGTTTTACCTGCATCCTCGCCATGTGGAGCAAATGGACTCATTACTTAAGTCATTAAATAATTGCTCTGTGCTTAATGGTACAGTCCATCCCATGCAGCTCATTAGGCGTTCTCAATGAATTTCGGAAACAAGAAATATCAACGaatattttccatttcattttgaGACACTCATCAAGCTAGATCAAGGGtaggcaaactatggcccgggggccacatgcggcccaacaagcgtttgaatccggcccgccagttgctttctaagtatttcaacttttaacatacaaactggcaacatgacttgcaagtcggatgtcgtatttagtaaaaaaaaaaaacaaaaacaaaactgtaaaataaattttagtttgatgtgatgtttaaagtgctctgaaaaaagggacatgacttagacaaataattcaaggaaaattataagcataaaatagtgtgtgtgtgttaaatatatgttctgacCCCCtggacatttttttctgcagctcacaagtcaaaatatttgcccacacCTGATCTAGATTGTAATTCTACAAACTATAACAATATTCCCATAAATACAAATGAACTACCTCTATGATGACACTGTCAAGCAATAATTGTTGATACATTTATTAGGTTGTGCAAGTGTTTTAATATTGTGGAACGACTCCTAATCCCCATAATGATGCTCTAAAAACATACCTGCAACGATGGCACTTGCAGTGAAAAACACAAAGTTGACGGGAACAACCTCTGTGGCATCAAACATCTTCATTGCCTGATTAAGAAATCTGGAGAAGAAAcaagaatctttttttttaagtcaatccAGCGAAAGGCTTTGATTCGAGGAATAGCAAGCCCAAACAACTCACTTGATTTGAAAAGCACAAGATGCCACCATGATGACGAACATGACGTAGAAGATTGGGTAGATGAATTGCAGATGACCTTTTATGGATTCTGTGATCATTCCTGACACGGCCTTCACTGAGATGACCGTCAGAGAAGCTGCAGAAGCAACACCCGCTGAAACATCCATTTGCGGTAATAGATATTCTGGGGTAATTAAATATGAAGTATATGCCGCTGACTGGGTAACGGCTAGAAATGATAACTGACCCCAGGTCTGCTTCGGTAACCAGGCAACAAAGCAAACTCATGACCTAAACTGTTTAAATTCCTGACCCATGCGCCCTCAATCAAGCAGCTCGCACTTGTCCATACCAAGCAGCGCCACCAGCAGCATCACAATGACAATGTGCTTCATATTCTTCTTGGTGTAGAGAAAGAGCAGGATGCAAAAGATGATGACCTCTATTGTCTATGGAGAAAAAGGGGAGGGAGAAGTTAATTTATGCAGATCCCATTTCCTCAAACTTTGTACAGAAAATGAAATTTGCTCTCCAAGCTTTTCCCTGACAACGTTATCTGTGTGACAAAGTGCTGTTTGCAGACAAAGAGCAGCACTCTTTAATTGAAACAAATCACCGTggacagggggaaaaaaaaaaataaaaaatgaaatgacggGCTGGCTATTAATGAGAAGAGCCAAGAGCTGTCCTTGTGAGGCTGATAGCATTCAGCTGCTCAAGGACCTCTGGCAAACATCGGCGAGTTTTAACAGATGGAGAATACACAAGTAGGGTTGGGGAGAAGGGGCGAGCTGACCTTTAAATGCCTGGCCACAGTATCCCCGTGTATTTAATGTGTCTGTATCCACTGCATGACTCTTTAAACCTTCATGGCATGAACCTGTAGCTCCTTCCACACTTGTATATGTCTTAGTTTGAAAAGGTTTACGTACCAGGTAGAGCAAGAAGTGCCAGCTGATGGCGTAGAACTGGACCAGATGAGCTGTAATGTGAGTGGATGTGTGGGGGGCGAATGTCACGAGCACGTAGGTTCCTGTTATTGCCAGCGTGCTACCTAAAGAGGCATGAACAAATATTCCAACAAACATTGAAATATCACAAATAAATAGAGTAGATCCCCCCCCAGTTACGTGCAAGACCACCCACGAATAGCAAATAAATGCAAGTCATTTTTGGTGCTGCAGTGTAAATGGACTTTTACTTATATAGTGCTTTTCTACCTTCTCAcagcgctttgacactgtttaCCTACTAATGATGCAGCAGCCGGGGGTTGCTGCTGTGCGGTGCCCCATACAATATGGCAGCTTTTCCCTTCTAGTAAAGATCACTTTACTaacattcatcacacagcgacttaataCTGAAAAGGTGTATCTAACAAATGTACAAACAATATGATTTTATAAAAAAGGAACGCATTCATTGGGATGCTGCAACGACGTCAGCCAACCACTGGCTCCCTCTGCTTTCTATGCTCCTCCAATGAAATAGTTTTCTCAAACAAAACGCATGATTGGAAATGTGTGTTAAATTTTGtgttaaactcgtattggtacatgtttctATATTTCCGAGGTATAacgtttgagtgttaagctgctgtgtgatgagttaatgctgtttgtaagatgacgcaGTGACCTTCAATTTctagtgggttgacaagcttgtcatAGTTTTtaatagctcatgattggcttttCCTCTAACTTTAGTTGGTGCAGCTAATACACCACAattttcaataaatataatttctgCATGTTTCCGACCATGCACATGCAACAATAAGAGTGTTCTAATATCATTCCTAGTTTCTTCTCATTGTATCAACAAAGCCTATTTGATCAATCTGAACTTTAGTAAGTTATTTCTTTGCCAGCAATCTGTTTTATTAGTGTTTTCTTACCTAAAATGTCCGAGACGCACACCGTCTCCTTCAGGAAAATCACAGATATGATAGCGCTGGCTGGAAAGTGAACATATATTTCCATTAGTTAACAGCCACTACAGCAGTTTATTAGTGTCAAAGCATAACTTAGCCGTAAGGCAGTGTTATTTCACACTCTGACACTATATCATTAAAACAGCAACAGTCTAAACACAATAAAACTGGATTGAAATCAATATTACAGTCGGTCAGCACTCCCATCCACACTGAGCTCCAATGGTGCTACTTCACCAGCAGTGCATTGACACACGATAAAAGGTAATAACATGAAATGTGTTGGGTTGGAAGGGATGGGAAGTGGTTAAGACTTAAGTGACATACAAACACCGTCTATGAAATCTGTCAGAACGCTGAGATAGATGGCGCTCATTAGGACCTCATAACATCGCCAGCATGATATTCCATTCAACATGCTTAATGAGCTCATTAGTCAACGTcagtgtccaaaaaaaaaacatattgacaATCCAAGAGGCTAGCCTcacattgtcttttttttttttgtgttagcccCGGGATATGCGGTAAACCGAgactaacaaaaaaacaatacagtgtTGGCCTCCGACTGTGATTGATTGTGTTGCGGGAccgtagacacacacacagacgtgtCAATAAGGACGCACAGGCACAGATGGATGTACACACAAGCGCACAAACAGTATGATGCACAAATCAAACAAAACGAAAGTAGAACCGACAGACAAATATCAACCAAATCCACGCAGAAAGGAGTTAGCTTGATTAGAGTTCACTGTACTGTAATTAACTAACAACCAGATCGTCACCTTGAAAGTTGGGTACGTAAACATATCGATAAGCACATCGAGTTGTTGAGTGACGAAACAAAGCCGGCTATGATAATTCGGTAAAAGTCAAGGCATGCATGTGCACGATTCTGCAAAGGGATATCGCTGACTAATTGCTAGATTACAAAGACTCCTTAAGCAGACGGTTGATCGATATTTCAAACAGTGAGCATTAAAAACTCACATTATACACAAATTAAGGAATGAGGCTGTGCCTTTGGGAGCAGATGGGTTTTGCCAAGTCACCATAGCAACACCATATAAAGTGAGATCCACACAGCTTGATAAAATGAGAAATGTGACAACAGGAACCTCTGGGGTAAACAGTTCTGTCATACTTCCTGTGGggggatttgtgtgtgtgtgtgcgcatcaGATTACTGTGTCTCCTCTATATAACCCCTCGGATGTCTTACCTAGGATTCTCCTGAGGGAAAACACATCACACCATTTTTAATCCATCATGGTGTCATTTTGGCAGAGGAATGTCATAATAATGTTTGCTACGACACGGTGCACAAGTATTTGGACAATGGGGTTTATGGTTTAGCCTTCATACACACCTATATATGTGTCATGTGTCATAATTAGACTTTctgaaggggaaaaaatgaaacGAGAAGGAGCAAGTGAAGAACTAAGCACACGTCTCCAAATTTGGTGATGGGTTGATGGGCTGATTTCATTGTGGCTAGTGGCTATGTCAATCTGAGCCCCTGAAAATGGACGTATTCTACATAAAACAGCTGCAATTACAtatatttcaaagaaaaaaagtgtatcATTAGTACAAACTTCAGCCTTTGCTCTTCATttaattttgctaatatttcaactttctttttaaataaccttgtcatttttgtttcttgtaatattatgactttagtcccatattttgactttattcccataacattaaaactttctgccaacaaatgtttttcaaacattacaactttattttctttcttttgtaacattctgattttaaaaaaaaaacaatgtatttttctttaatatttatactAATAAAATTAAGTTTTACATAATACAACACGTTTATTCTCATACTTTTTTTGTcgttagaatattttttttcccttaatattttcacttcattcacCTAACGCAgtattccaaaaattgcaaatttctttgttgggtttttttttcttcatattatcaCTAAAAATTAAGATCcttcttaatatttcaactttatgctactaaactGACAtacattttccaatatattattcttgtaaaattatgccATTTTCCTTGTTAAATTACAACCTTTAAAACCTGTAACCTGTACCTGTACATTTACAACCtctaaaattactttttttttgtttgctttcttgttaaattatatttttagaacataCTGCAcacccctgggccacactttaaACACCCCCATCTTACATTACCCTCACCACACCTATGAAAATTTGTTATTGTTCTACATGAAACAATTTTTATCCTTTTGTAGTAGAGTTGATACTCTTTTCTAGTGTCATATTAGGTATGTATATTATAAATAGATAGGCAAGAATCTGTTTAGAATATTGGGTATACACGTACATGTATTTGTGCTTGTGATGTGAAGTTCAGCTCTTTCGAGAAACGACTCCTTTGGCTCAGCTCCCAGAAAAGAGGCAGCTCTTTAAGCTCCCTCACGgctcctctgtttttttttttattgctttagTTGATTTCTGaccaaaataaatacacaattaaTTTCTAATGTCAAAAATCATATGAAAAGctttaacaggaaaaaaaaatggcagccatTTTGGGAAGACCGCGTtggacaaaacaacaaaccacATCACCGGAAAGCCCTTGAGGTCCTCTTCACAATACGTCGAAATAAGGCTGTGACAGGCAGAGGACAGGAAGTCCTCCCtgcttattataataataataataatagtaaaaatgggTGAACATTTTGTCCCTTTTCTTATTTACTGTTAAATCTAATGATGTTTTTGAAGGTGACCTTGACTGCCACATGCCAGGCTCATTCCTCCAAGTGATTAAACGCCTTCTCGGCAAAGTCAAGGAGACGAGAGGTGAAAAATGGTTCTCCATTAACAATATTTAGCAGGCTGCTGTCGTATCTAATTGTGACAAGTGGTCTCCGTGGACAGGAAGAGTGCTAACGTGAACACACGGTTGCGTTCCTCTAGTAAACTCAGCCAAGGATCCCTACCCCGCCACGTTGTGTCGGTAGTGACATGGCTGAGACTGACTCCCTTTTCACGTAATTATCTTTGGCAACACTAATGTGCTGAGATGCTCTTTCGAGACTCAATTAACCTGCACGTTATTCATGCAATCAATGGGCATTCTTAGAACAATAATGAGAATAAAACGGAAACGAGCGCAGCGATTGTTGATTCTTGTGGTTTTTCTTCCCATTGATGTAACTATTACTTACGCTAACGATATCAAAGGTGCTTCATCTTTATACAAGTAAATAGATTCAGCCCTCAAAGAGTGTGCGTTCTTCAAACCGCTCATCCCCATACAACACATCGAAGGAAACAAATCGAAGGAGGATTTTGTAATAGATATCATTAATAATCATGAGCTACCCGTCATGTCTTTAACGGTGACTGATAAGGTTGGGTAATGTTTAACATGTGTTTGGAAAAGGGTGCACTGACCACCAGGCAGTGGTTTGATTTCAATGTCATATATCTTGGTCTTGTGGTCTTTGAAAGACCCCCCCCAATACACACACGTTTAATGTATACAGGAGTGTGGTGAAGTGAAGGTCACAACTTACCTATGACAGACACACAACCCAGTGGGGCTATGAGAGATGCTGGAGCAAAGCCGTAGGCGGCAAAATTACCCAATTCCCCAACACCCATGAGAAGGACACCGCCCCACCACAGCACAGAGGTGTAGTAGGGCTTGGAGGCACGCTGAGATTGACGGACGTGGGCATATTTCTGTTTGGAAATGAGAGCGCATGAGTCCATTAGTAATCATATAATCTAACATGAAAGGTTACGTGTAAACTAAACAAATGGCATCCAAATTAAAGATGGCGTCTCATCCTCTATGTTTGTATTgtcttataaaaaatataaacgcaTCACATTTTTTCCTGAACTAAACTCAAAGATCTGAAACTTTTTCTATGAACACAAACAGTATTATCATGTTTGAACATGAGTTAATGCTGTGGATGAATTTTGCATAAAACCAATCATGCACGTGCTGAAAGGTCCTACGTGTCCTACCTGTATGTTGAGTGAAATGCTGATGAGGATGTTCCCACAAATAGAGATGATGATTCCCAGGATATACGTCTGTGGGAAGAAACGGTAAACAGACAGGAGATGAAGCGATGCTCCACTAGTCACACACTAACTCCCATAATACTCTCGCATGTCTTCCCTCCAGCTGTCACTTTTATGACAGTCACATTGAGCCACCCGGGCTCTTATTTAAGAACACGAGTGGGCCTCTTCTGTGCTTGTTCAAATTCAACTTTCCAACTTCTAATACGTTTCTATGCAACAAagccaaaaacaaagaaagtaaacaaacaagaTACAGTAACTCCAGCAGTAGGCTGCaccgggcgagtggttagtgcgcaggcctcatagctaggagacccgagttcgattccaccctcggccatctctgtgtggagtttgcgtgttctccctgtgcatgtgcgggttttctccggtttcctcccacattccaaaaacatgctaggttaattggtgactccaaattgtccataggtatgcatgtgagtgtgaatggttgtttgtctatatgtgccttgtgattggctggccaccagtccagggtgtaccccgcctctcgcccgaagagttgggataggctccagcaccccccacgacccgcgtgaggataagtgttagaaaatgaatgaatgaactccagcagtaggctgcacggcgtttgagtggttagcacgtaggcctcacagctaggagacccgagtttaattccacccttggctatctctatgtggagtttgcatgttctccccgtgcatgcgtgggttttccggtttcctcccacattccaaagacatgctaggttaattagcgactccaaattgtccataggtatgaatgtgagtgtgaatggttgtttgtctatatgtgccctgtgattggctggcgaacagtccagggtgtaccccgcctctcgcccgaagacaattgggataggctccagcaccccccgcaaccctcgtgaggataagcggtagaaaattaatgaatgaatgaatgatctccAGCAGTTCCTATAATGAGAGAAGAAGTTTGGATGATGCTACCTCATGAAAGCTCAAGACTCTTGTCAATCTACTCTAATGTATCCTAAGGGTCATTATTGGATCTACTGTTCAATCTCTCTTCAGTGTACATAAAGTATTCACCTTGATATGGACCTTGATGAGTGTACTGACCTATAAAAACGACTAAAACCACACCAGAAGTAAACAGGATTACGACTTAAGTGTGTGAATGTCTTTGTCTAGAAGTGGGAATCTGTTTGATGATCACAGTGGGATAACAGGATTTGGGAGGAGGATGTTGAAAGCAGATGGGTGGCAGGATAATGAGATTCCAAAGGGACTGGTTTAAATTTAGGTAAAACTGTGTGAGTGTTTTGAGTTTGATACCTCATacaatggctgtgtgtgttcaaacaaaaaaaatggttttgtAAGTATGGTTGCACGGTGGAaagcagttagcatgttggctaaacagtcaggagatctgggttccAGTCTCCgtctgggcatctctgtgtggagtttgcatgttctcggagTACCAAGAAGtaccgggttttctccgggtactctggtttcctcccacattccaaaaacatgtaagattaaagggaacctattgtgctcatttttcgaacctttgtattgagttgtggctTCCGCAACACGTTCAAGTTCACTAAAACAGTTCCGTGTGaaacatttttctcttgctgggaatcaccaactccaataacttctgcctgagcttgcctcttaaacagagaagcagagcttgttgGAGGGCCTATAGCCATGCCCATAAAGaagcctgctcctctgtgacatcacaaaggaacagttttgcaacgccctctgaaactgagtgttttgagccatcccaaacttctttcaggactcacttccaaatgctcaaacctcattatctgaaactttgtcatcgtttaacacaagaatacaacattctaaatacatttataggtcagaaaagttgaaaaagcataataggtcccctttagttGCCGActcttaattgtccataggtttgaatgtcaGCGTGAATGATTGTTGATTGCCCGAagccacctgggataggctccagcataccccccacaaccctaatgaggataagcgttatgGATGGAAGTAATTAGCGAATACATTCATTGGACTCACTGAGCTTATTTGTTGCTgtcctgtttgtttttacacCACTGACTTAAATGATATCCCAATTCTTTCTTACAGCTACTTTAACTGATTATTTCTTCTTTCTGCTGAAAGATTCAATACTCTAAGAGCACTACACAAAAGAGTGTAAGTGAAAGGAAGCCTGAGCGATAGAGAAGTGACATGGTTGCAGTCAgaggaaaagcaaacaaaaagctCCAAGCAGGACAATGATATGCTGGGTGGGGCCGTGGTCTTTGGCTTTCTTAGCAAATATTGCAGGCTTCAGACTACATACACTTTATTCACAGAGCTCCCAATGATGTGTGAGTTAAAAATGTTTAGCTCGCAAAATAATTCATAGTGGAGTCTCTTAGTCATCGTTTGTCTAATTACAGTATAACAGTGGTGttcaagtgtgtgtgggggCCATTTATAACTCGTAGATGTTTTTTCTTGGCacacagaacattaaaaaaaatttagaattttgaaataaatatttttgaaaataaaaacacagccaaAATTGAAAcataaagagaaaaaatatttaacttcatgagaatttttatttttatcaaaataattACGTAAAAAGCcaacaaataaaattgtaatttgggggaaatgacactgagaaaatgtcaaaatattatgagaataaagacataattatgtgatgaagagaaaaaagaatcaacctataatattatgagggaaaaagaaTGTAATCAATCTTCTCATTAGGCCTTTATAAGTTAAACCAAATGTATGTTAAATGTCACCGTGCATGGCAAGgttaaaacaaagcaaatatgGCCATGAAATAAAGAAGGCCAGCTAATTAATATATGTACACACTAAACAAAACCAGTCTGTATGTTAACATCATCATCTTCAAATATTGCCTTTTGGTGTGCAGCAAAGTTTGTACAGCCACCGCACACAATTATGACACTGActaatgctagcacaacacAAGAGTCTGTATCCTGTGTTATATGAATATCACAGACTCCAATGAGCTGATctgacacacacaataaaaatttTTATCTCGATCCCCACTAATATGCGATGTAATTTCTAAATGATGCTGTACTGTCTTTGAAAGACGTACATTTTCCACATGTGTTCTTGTCGTTACAAATTTCCTGACATATTCAAATACAGAATGGCCTTGCAAGCTGCTGGAACAACTGACAGCACTGATCCTCCTCCATGGTAGGAGACAGCACGACTCTTTGTGTTCACCCACAATGGCAATCTGTGCACGTATGGGATGATCTGATCTCTGGATGAAGCCTTCTACAGTACTTTCTGTTTGGAGGTGGTGGGCACGGAAGCAACATGGCCAACAGCAGTGGTGGCATGGAAACGATGCTGGCTAGGCTGGATCAACTTTGatgtaatccaaacaaaatgtTAACGTTAAAcacttttttattgttatagtttaagggttgcatggtggacgagtggttaacacgcaggcttcacagctaggagacccgagttcaattccaccctcggccatctctgtgtggagtttacatgttctccgggtactccggtttcctcccacattccaaaaacatgctaggttaattgtccataggtacgaatgtgagtgtgaatggttgtttgtctatatgtgccctgtgattggctggcgaccagcccagggtgtaccccgcctctcgccctaagacagctgggataggctccagcaccaccgcaaccctcgagaggataagcggtagaaaattaatgaatgagttatcATTTAACATGTAGAAAACAATTGCAaaattcatattacccaatatagtagccataatcAGAAATATTgaaccatttaagacataaataacacttgaaatgagacaggaagtgacgtcaggggttccgagttgagttttagcttttaGTATTTAAAAGTAACTTCTCtgattatattaaataatgtatAGGAGCTGGAATTTACCATGTTTGATTGTATGATTTGAAGAGTAACACTAATTACAGGAATTACAGGAAACATTAGCCATGTTGTTGAATGAGGTAATGAAGAAACAAAGGTGTGGTTTTTTTCAGGTACACCATTTCCAACCACTGCAACTCCATAAGCCAAGTCAAGGGTGGGACAGAATGACATTGTTATGACATCCATTGGCATAGTG
This genomic window from Doryrhamphus excisus isolate RoL2022-K1 chromosome 17, RoL_Dexc_1.0, whole genome shotgun sequence contains:
- the LOC131105111 gene encoding NIPA-like protein 2 — translated: MIKKKNMANLSVPWEALNLTIALTHRAEVLENPLQTYILGIIISICGNILISISLNIQKYAHVRQSQRASKPYYTSVLWWGGVLLMGVGELGNFAAYGFAPASLIAPLGCVSVIASAIISVIFLKETVCVSDILGSTLAITGTYVLVTFAPHTSTHITAHLVQFYAISWHFLLYLTIEVIIFCILLFLYTKKNMKHIVIVMLLVALLASLTVISVKAVSGMITESIKGHLQFIYPIFYVMFVIMVASCAFQIKFLNQAMKMFDATEVVPVNFVFFTASAIVAGIIFYQEFEGLALLNIFMFIFGCLLSFLGVFLIARNRPKAKQQDRNFIAMDTVPRRRQTDKVQPEAKTQTYGSLAAKLMCNRAGQTDES